CGAAAACGACCAGAAGCTGGCCGAGCTGAACAGCGGCAAGACGGTGACCTGGGCCCAAGTCGGCGCCAAGGGCATCGACCTCAGCGCCCTGACCGTCCAAGGCCAGTGCCTGGTGGGCCCGCGCCTGCCGCTCTCCTTCGACCAGGATCGGGTGATCGAGCTGAAATACAGCATCGAGCCCGACGGACCGAAGGACTGTCCGGCGAAGTTCGTCTTCCCGAAGGCCTTCTTCGAGGGCTCGGGCAACCTCTTCGGCTGCAGCCTCAATGCCGCTTCGGGCTCGACCCTGCCGGGTTCCGCGTGGACCCTCGGTTGGGGGGGCGCTTTGGGGCTCTGGGCCCTGGCGAGGCGCTTCGGTAAAAAGTAATCGCCTCCGCTCTTCCGAGAAGGGTGTTTTAGATAAGCCCCCGTCGCTCTGCGGCGGGGGCTTTTTATTTCGGAATCGATTTTGACAAGGAGTGATGCGGAATTTTTGGGAAGGTGCGGAGGGTCGCCAAGGCTTGTCAGGAAAGAGGCGAGGAGATTTTTAAATCCGAAATTTCAGCACAGAATTCGAGGCTTGAGCTTGAATACTTTAATGTTTTTTTTGTTTGACAGCTAGAGGGGTCGCGTTTACACTCCCGAAATCTTTTGGTTAGAAGTGTCGTTTCTGTTTCCGAATTACCTGGGAAACGCAAACAGCAGTAATAAGTTTTTGAAATAAAAATCGCGTTTGATTTTTGTATAGTGTCGAACTTCATCCTGGAAAGGGGATAGATGTATGAGAAAAAGCCTCAAAACACTCTGTGCCGCATTAGGCATGGCCGCCGTGGTTACGGCGTCTGCGCCTTCTGCCCACGCTTTGGTGTCGAGCTTTGACGTTCTGAACTTCAAGCCCGCCATCTCCAACCGAACCGACTATTTCACCGTGTACTCCAGCCAGACGGTTGCGAAACACGGCTGGAACGCCGGTTTCTACGTTGACTTTGCCCACAACCCTCTTGAGGTTGCGTTCCCCGTGTTGGGTCGCCGCTTCGCCGGCGTCGTGGACAACACCATCACCGGCAACTTCTACGCCACCTACGGTCTTCTGGACTGGTTCTCGGTCGGCATGAACATCCCGGTGGTCTTCTGGTTGGACTACGTCAACACCCTGGGCCCTCCTTTCGGCACCGGTACCGGCGCTAGCGACAGCATGACCGAACTTGGCGACATCCGCATGGAGCTCAAGTTCCGCATCCTCAACAACGAGGATAAGCTGATCGGTCTCGCCCTGGTTCCCTTCTTCACCATTCCTTCCGGCGACTCCACCCACTTCGTGGGCAACGGCACCGTCACCGGCGGTATCAAGATCGCTCTCGACTTCAACATCCATGAGCGCGTCAAGTTGGCCCTTAACGTCGGTTATCTGGGCCGCGACGACGTGACGATTGGCGGCGTTCGCATCGACGACCAGCTCCTCTTGGGTCTGGGTCTCTCGATCAAGATCATCGAGCGCCTGTCGTTCCTGGTCGAAGCCCACACCGAGCCGGTCATTCGTGACCTGTTCGAAAACGAAGTCCAAACCCCGGCTGAGGTCCTCGGCGGTTTCCGCATCAAGGTTGCCGAGCACTGGGACATCAACGTCGGCGGCGGCGCGGGTCTGACCCTCGGCGTCGGTTCTCCGGACTTCCGGGCTTTCTTGGGCCTGAACTACAACTGGGCTCCCGAGCCTTGCCCTGCTTGCGATCGTCCGGCTCAAGTCGAAGCGCGCCAGATCACCATCGATCAGGTCATCCACTTCGAATTCGACCGTGCTAACATTCGCCCGCAGTCCTATCCCATCCTCGATGACGTTGTCTCCATCATCAAGAGCAACCCGAGCATCAAGATGGTCAAGATCGAGGGTTACACCGACTCGATCGGCTCCGACGCTTACAACATGAAGCTGTCGCAGCGCCGCGCGAATGCCGTGAAGGCCTACCTGGTCAACAAGGGTATCCCGGCCTCCATGCTGGATGCGGTTGGTTTCGGCGAGAGCAAGCCGGTGGCGACCAACGACACGGCCGAAGGTCGTGCGAAGAATCGCCGCACCGAATTCCACGTCGAGCAATAATGACGGGACGATATTCGGGTTGAGGTTAAATCCCAAAGGCCCCCCGCAAACGCGGGGGGCTTTTTTTTTCCCCCATATTTCTCATGGATGCGATTCAGGAAAACATCGCCTGGTTCAATTCTCCGGTCCAATATGTGAAGGGGGTGGGGCCTTACCTCGGCAAGTTGTTTGAACGTTTGGGCGTCGCGACCTTTGAAGACTTGCTCTATCACCTGCCCTTTCGCTACCTGGACCGCCGCAGCATCGCTTCCATCGCTAAGACCCAGCCCGGCAAACAGCGCGTGGTCTACGGGCAGGTCGACGCGGTCGGGGAGGTGGTATTGGGGCGTCGCGGCCGGAGGATCTTCGAAGTCATTGTCACCGACGGCCAGGGATATCTCACGGTCAAGTGGTTCCATTATCCGAGAAAATTCTTTCAAGAGCGCTTCAAGAAGGGCGAGAAGTTCCTGTTTTTCGGCGAGGTCAGCCTGTTTCGCGGGGAAAAGCAGATGGTGCATCCCGAAGTGACCCCCGTGAAGGAGTTCTTCGAGGAAGAGGATTTTCAAAAGCACCTCGGCTTGGTGCCGGTCTATTCAACCACGGAGGGCCTGCACCAGAGGCAGATCCGCAAGGCCCTCGACTTTCTCTTGGAGGGCCTGGGGGATCGGCTGGCGGAGACGCTGCCCGAGGCCTTGCGGTGCAAGTGGGGATTTCCGGGGCAGGCGGAGTCCTTTTCCCGGATTCACCGCCCCTTGGACGAGGACTCGCCCGAGGTCTGGACGGCACTGCGCTCGCCCTTTCACCGGCGGCTTGTCTTTGAGGAATTCTTCTACTTGCAGCTGGGCCTGGCCTTCCGCCGGCAAAGGGCGCAGGTAATGACCGGCATCGCCCACGAGGCCAAATTTCGCTTTCAAGAGGCCCTTCGCGGAAAACTGCCCTTCACCCTCACCGAGGGGCAGGAGCGCGCCATCCGGGAGATTACGCGGGATATGTGCTCCCCGCGGCCGATGAACCGGCTTCTCCAAGGGGACGTGGGGAGCGGGAAGACCTTGGTCTGCCTCTTTGCAGCCCTCTTGTCCGTGGAAAACGGCCGCCAGGCCGCCGTCATGGCCCCCACCGAGATCCTGGCCGACCAGCACTTCAAAAACTTCAGCCGGCTCCTGGAGGGCATGGGCATCCCCGTCCGCCTCTTGACGGCCTCGACGAAGGGCAAGGAAAGGGACGAGATCTTGGAATTGCTTAAGCGCGGCGAGCCCGTCATCGTGGTGGGCACCCACGCCCTGTTGGAGGAAGACGTCGCCTTCGACCGCCTGAGCCTGGTAGTGATCGACGAGCAGCACCGCTTTGGCGTCCGCCAGCGCATGGTCCTCATGAAGAAGTCCGAGCAGCCCGACGTCCTGGTCATGACCGCGACGCCGATTCCCCGGTCCCTGGCGATGACGCTCTACGGGGACTTGGATCTTTCGCTTATCACCGAGTTGCCGCCGGGCCGCGTCCCGATCCTGACCCGCATCATGTACGAGAAGGATCGCCCCAAGCTCTACGACTTCGTCCGCGAGAAGGTGAGGGCCGGGCAGCAGGCTTATTTCGTCTTTCCCCTGATCGAGGAGAGCGAGAAGTTAGACTTGAAAGATGCCACTAAAGCTTATGAAAAACTTAAGGAAATTTTTAAGGAATTTAAGGTGGAAATGCTCCACGGCCGGATGAAGAACCTGCAGAAGGAAGAGGTGATGGGGCGTTTCTCCAAAAACGAGACTCAGATCCTCGTCTCCACGACGGTCATCGAGGTCGGGATCGACGTCCCCAACGCGACCTTGATGGTCATCGAGCACGCCGAGCGCTTCGGGCTCTCCCAGCT
This DNA window, taken from Deltaproteobacteria bacterium PRO3, encodes the following:
- a CDS encoding DUF3187 family protein, which translates into the protein MRKSLKTLCAALGMAAVVTASAPSAHALVSSFDVLNFKPAISNRTDYFTVYSSQTVAKHGWNAGFYVDFAHNPLEVAFPVLGRRFAGVVDNTITGNFYATYGLLDWFSVGMNIPVVFWLDYVNTLGPPFGTGTGASDSMTELGDIRMELKFRILNNEDKLIGLALVPFFTIPSGDSTHFVGNGTVTGGIKIALDFNIHERVKLALNVGYLGRDDVTIGGVRIDDQLLLGLGLSIKIIERLSFLVEAHTEPVIRDLFENEVQTPAEVLGGFRIKVAEHWDINVGGGAGLTLGVGSPDFRAFLGLNYNWAPEPCPACDRPAQVEARQITIDQVIHFEFDRANIRPQSYPILDDVVSIIKSNPSIKMVKIEGYTDSIGSDAYNMKLSQRRANAVKAYLVNKGIPASMLDAVGFGESKPVATNDTAEGRAKNRRTEFHVEQ
- the recG gene encoding ATP-dependent DNA helicase RecG, which gives rise to MDAIQENIAWFNSPVQYVKGVGPYLGKLFERLGVATFEDLLYHLPFRYLDRRSIASIAKTQPGKQRVVYGQVDAVGEVVLGRRGRRIFEVIVTDGQGYLTVKWFHYPRKFFQERFKKGEKFLFFGEVSLFRGEKQMVHPEVTPVKEFFEEEDFQKHLGLVPVYSTTEGLHQRQIRKALDFLLEGLGDRLAETLPEALRCKWGFPGQAESFSRIHRPLDEDSPEVWTALRSPFHRRLVFEEFFYLQLGLAFRRQRAQVMTGIAHEAKFRFQEALRGKLPFTLTEGQERAIREITRDMCSPRPMNRLLQGDVGSGKTLVCLFAALLSVENGRQAAVMAPTEILADQHFKNFSRLLEGMGIPVRLLTASTKGKERDEILELLKRGEPVIVVGTHALLEEDVAFDRLSLVVIDEQHRFGVRQRMVLMKKSEQPDVLVMTATPIPRSLAMTLYGDLDLSLITELPPGRVPILTRIMYEKDRPKLYDFVREKVRAGQQAYFVFPLIEESEKLDLKDATKAYEKLKEIFKEFKVEMLHGRMKNLQKEEVMGRFSKNETQILVSTTVIEVGIDVPNATLMVIEHAERFGLSQLHQLRGRVGRGGQKSYCILATDFRQSDLAKERLKVMEASSDGFKIAEEDLKIRGPGDFLGTRQSGLPDFRVGNLVSDLDLLEAAREAARELLEKDPQLTLEENRMIRPILLHRWKGRLSLAQVG